Genomic DNA from Salvia miltiorrhiza cultivar Shanhuang (shh) chromosome 1, IMPLAD_Smil_shh, whole genome shotgun sequence:
AAAATGTTTTGGGTGCTTAATAGTATCACAAACAATGGATAGTTTTGAAGCCGAGCTTCAATTGCACATTCTTTCAAGTTATGCCTTCCTTTCCTGATCAAATTCTCAGATCTTCTAAACTTAAAACATGTAGCAGATTGATTTCGTGTTGGGAAGTTGGATACATTGCCAGTTGCCATCCGGTGGGGCTCTCAACATAACGAGCCTCTCAGCCTACTTGACACCCTCGACTGATGCACCACACTTTCTGCTGGAACTTATCCAGAGCAGCCCAACATCCCTCGTGCTCATCCTAGATTTGACTCCACGAAAAGATCTCATCCTTTATCCGGATTACCTTAACAGGTACTACGAAGATACTCAGCTGGACCGACATAGGCAGCGCCTTCAAATGCTACCAGAGGTGAGACCTTACATATCTCCATCTTTGTATATACGAGCTGTTGTTTCTCCAACGGCAATTGTAGTCACAATAGACACTGGAGCTACTGAATCCAAAACTATAGAGCAGATAATTGAGGATGACGTTAGCCCAATTGCCAAGGACTTGCTGCGTTTTTGGATCGAGTCGTGTGCTTGTTGTGGGAGGGATGTGGATGCATCTGAGAGGGCTTATCTAGCTCAAAGGGATCGAATAATTAAGAAGACAACTATTGATGTCGATCTGAGCTCAAGTTTCCCAAGGTTGTTTGGGCAAGAAATAGCTGATAGAGCGGTGAATGCTCTCAAAGAATATTACTTTAAGTGATCTTCTTTTCTGGATTGTCAATCTATGGAGATGAAATATTCTTTGTAGGAAATGAAACAGTTAACAATATTGAGTAAAGACAAAAAAACCTGACAATATTGAAGTGAAACAGTTAAACacctaaaagaaaaaagaaagaaaaaaatattgataatgATTTCTCATTTTCTGATGTGGGTGACTCAACCCTGACAAGATTGTGAATGGGGTTACCTTTGAATGTGTTCGTGTATATAAATGTTCTAAAATTACAATCTTGTattgttttcttcatttatttatctattttgttGCTGTGGATGATGGTGATGAGTAGAACCAAGAACCCTTGGTTTTTTACATATCTTTTGCGACCTGGGTCCAATTTGAATCCAAACCGCTCACTAATAAGAACCTTCATTTATTTAAagaacaaataattttaaataattgagTGATTATAGATTCGAATCTGGGacatttaattcatttaaatcaCTTACTGTCTccatccctcaaacatcttcttAAGAGATGGTGAtataagttttaataaaagttggttgtgtattagttgagtggagaatgagttctacaaaaagtgaagattgtaagagtaataatgaatgaaattatttttaaaagtagGTTGaaaagatgttttggggacggaTCAAAATGGAAAGAGAGGAAGATGTTTGAGAGTACTTTGATTCAATTTATACTCCCTATGTCCTGCTATTTATGACACGTTgcttttcggcacagagattaatGAGAAGCAAATTAGGTGAATAAGGAGTATAGTCCACATGTTTAAGTTTGTGATTAAggtattattaattatatctattttatcaatatcaaaaaagactttatttttttattttttaatttaatttttaataacctgtaattaaatttaatcatttcctaaaaatcaaaatataccaaaaactgaaatatgtaaaaattgattacaAAATTCTAACAATTTATGTTGGGACAGCTCAAAATGAAATATGAGGCATGAATagcgggatggagggagtaattttgaTTTGACTTTCAAAACATATCATTTAATAGGGATATTGGCGTCTAAATATATGAACTTCAAGTccattttgatttttcccacgaactttgaaagttgccaaaaaatacacaaactctgactcattttatttttttccacgaaaatatattgttataaaaaatgaTCCAAATATTCTTCTATAATTAACTAGCtagcttaattaatttaattaattatagatgACAATTATTCATGgtgacatgattttttttttattttaaaatatatttcgtAATTAAAATGACgtcttttttataaaaaaaattgaaataaaagaattatttggatcattttctataacaatatatttcgtCGGAAACAACAAAATGAGCATAAGTTTGTGACTTTTTTTATAATTCtcaaaattcataaaaaaaattaaatgagtcaaaattcgtgtattttttgataACTTTCAAAGTTTGTGGAAAAAACTAAAATGGCCCAAAGTCCGTGTATTTATGCACCAATACCCCTTTAATTAAGTACTTAATCTTTCCTCCTAAAAAAATGTACCTAATCTTTCctcctcaaaaaaagaaaagaaaaaagaaagtacCTAATCTTTCAAGTTTATGCATGTAAAATTCTTTCCAATATTAGATGATGCAAACTTTCAAATTCATGTTGTAAGTACCTGATCTTTCAAGTTTACGCATGTAAAATCTTTCCAATATTAGATGATGCAAACTTTCAAATTGATGTTGTTCGAAATTTTGATTCGAGAAATCAAAGCATAAGTTCTGATGGAATAAAAGGAGCACGATGAAATGTGGCCAACGCCCAATTTTATTTGAAAGTACTGTTGTTCAAGTTATATACCACTAAAAAGCCACATTAATAAGATTTACGCTTTGTGCATAAATTTCTTGTGGGGGAAAAACGCACACCAATGGTTTGGAAAGAGTCGACCAAGCCTCGTGCTGAAGAGGGTTTGGGTTTGGCCGTTTGGGTTTGGGTTTGAGGGATCTTACAAGcggtgtgtgaacagtgaggtcccgaattcaaaccccactgctccccttccccaac
This window encodes:
- the LOC131025537 gene encoding red chlorophyll catabolite reductase, chloroplastic isoform X3; its protein translation is MDSGKVKFMEFPYASAPTKKLMVELFSSVEEQLGSSLHPSCTLAPDVQYFGNPTDTAHASLHIRSGLPSSQIDFVLGSWIHCQLPSGGALNITSLSAYLTPSTDAPHFLLELIQSSPTSLVLILDLTPRKDLILYPDYLNRYYEDTQLDRHRQRLQMLPEVRPYISPSLYIRAVVSPTAIVVTIDTGATESKTIEQIIEDDVSPIAKDLLRFWIESCACCGRDVDASERAYLAQRDRIIKKTTIDVDLSSSFPRLFGQEIADRAVNALKEYYFK
- the LOC131025537 gene encoding red chlorophyll catabolite reductase isoform X2; the protein is MAASCIVHFPLITTPRSQFSASRGQFRCSSAANSNAMDSGKVKFMEFPYASAPTKKLMVELFSSVEEQLGSSLHPSCTLAPDVQYFGNPTDTAHASLHIRSGLPSSQIDFVLGSWIHCQLPSGGALNITSLSAYLTPSTDAPHFLLELIQSSPTSLVLILDLTPRKDLILYPDYLNRYYEDTQLDRHRQRLQMLPEVRPYISPSLYIRAVVSPTAIVVTIDTGATESKTIEQIIEDDVSPIAKDLLRFWIESCACCGRDVDASERAYLAQRDRIIKKTTIDVDLSSSFPRLFGQEIADRAVNALKEYYFK
- the LOC131025537 gene encoding red chlorophyll catabolite reductase isoform X1; translation: MLLRCLAILDSTSNICIVHFPLITTPRSQFSASRGQFRCSSAANSNAMDSGKVKFMEFPYASAPTKKLMVELFSSVEEQLGSSLHPSCTLAPDVQYFGNPTDTAHASLHIRSGLPSSQIDFVLGSWIHCQLPSGGALNITSLSAYLTPSTDAPHFLLELIQSSPTSLVLILDLTPRKDLILYPDYLNRYYEDTQLDRHRQRLQMLPEVRPYISPSLYIRAVVSPTAIVVTIDTGATESKTIEQIIEDDVSPIAKDLLRFWIESCACCGRDVDASERAYLAQRDRIIKKTTIDVDLSSSFPRLFGQEIADRAVNALKEYYFK